One Nostoc punctiforme PCC 73102 DNA window includes the following coding sequences:
- a CDS encoding SagB/ThcOx family dehydrogenase translates to MPELHQSIAQHYHERTKYNPETLASKSQQLDWTKQPVPFKEYKIGSTVDLKPYIQEKSEGFANNPDAQWWQRLSRLLFRSYGLTARMPSMGSAVYLRAAPSAGGLYPAEVYVVSRGTSLLPPGLYNYQCRTHSLMHYWESDVWQTLQAACFWHPSLENTQLAIIVTAVFYRSAWRYEDRAYRRIFLDTGHLLGNIELAGAITDFRPHLIGGFVDESVNDLLYIDPQQEGAIAVLPLADLLDVNQNLPLGCTALPSATETNYPQIPDGELLTYFHRHTQIQSGITGNLNLPVIKQEKSLEDKYNFPFCLKIPTTTTPIDWGQKLSELENTMYKRRSTRAYNGDDLTFEQLKSLLDFTYQPQNYIDQSLDISPDYFDLNLIETFIAVCGVKGLEAGCYYYAPKAQELRQIRFKNFRRELHFLCLGQELGRDAAAVLFHTADLKAAIAQYGDRVYRYLHLDAGHLGQRLNLAAMHLNIGVSGIGGFFDDQVNEVLGIPADEAALYITTLGHPR, encoded by the coding sequence ATGCCAGAATTACACCAATCAATTGCCCAGCATTACCACGAACGGACTAAATACAACCCTGAGACTCTTGCCTCCAAAAGTCAGCAGTTAGACTGGACTAAACAGCCAGTGCCTTTCAAAGAATACAAAATTGGCTCTACTGTTGATCTCAAACCCTATATTCAAGAAAAATCAGAAGGATTTGCCAATAACCCAGATGCTCAATGGTGGCAAAGACTTTCACGATTGCTGTTTCGCAGCTATGGATTGACAGCGAGAATGCCTTCTATGGGTAGTGCGGTATATTTACGCGCTGCTCCCAGTGCCGGCGGATTGTACCCTGCTGAGGTGTATGTAGTTTCCCGTGGCACGTCGTTATTGCCACCTGGTTTGTATAACTACCAGTGTCGGACTCATTCACTGATGCATTATTGGGAAAGTGATGTTTGGCAAACTCTCCAAGCAGCTTGTTTCTGGCATCCTTCTTTAGAAAACACTCAATTAGCAATTATTGTCACTGCGGTATTTTATCGTTCTGCCTGGCGCTATGAAGATCGGGCTTATCGCCGGATTTTTCTAGATACGGGACATCTATTGGGTAATATCGAATTGGCTGGCGCGATTACTGACTTTCGCCCTCATTTAATCGGCGGCTTTGTGGATGAATCGGTAAACGATCTGCTTTATATCGATCCGCAACAAGAAGGTGCGATCGCTGTCTTACCTCTGGCAGACTTGTTAGATGTCAATCAAAATTTGCCATTGGGATGTACTGCTTTACCTTCCGCCACCGAAACCAATTATCCCCAAATCCCCGATGGTGAATTGCTGACATATTTCCATCGACACACCCAGATTCAATCAGGTATAACTGGCAATCTCAATCTACCAGTTATCAAACAAGAAAAATCTTTAGAGGATAAATATAACTTTCCTTTCTGTTTGAAAATCCCCACCACCACTACACCTATAGACTGGGGACAAAAGCTGTCAGAACTGGAAAATACAATGTACAAGCGACGCTCTACCCGCGCTTATAATGGTGATGATTTAACTTTCGAGCAATTGAAAAGTCTACTAGATTTCACTTACCAACCGCAAAATTACATCGACCAAAGTTTAGATATTTCTCCAGACTACTTTGATTTGAATTTAATAGAAACATTTATTGCTGTTTGCGGAGTTAAAGGACTGGAGGCAGGTTGTTATTATTACGCGCCCAAAGCCCAAGAACTACGCCAAATTCGATTTAAAAATTTCCGGCGAGAGTTACATTTTCTCTGTTTGGGGCAAGAATTAGGGCGGGATGCAGCAGCAGTATTATTTCATACAGCCGATCTGAAAGCTGCGATCGCTCAATATGGCGATCGCGTTTACCGTTATTTACATCTGGATGCCGGTCATTTGGGACAGCGCCTGAATTTAGCCGCAATGCACCTAAATATAGGCGTTAGCGGTATCGGTGGATTCTTTGATGACCAAGTAAATGAAGTTTTGGGTATTCCTGCTGATGAAGCTGCTCTATATATCACTACATTGGGCCACCCAAGATAA
- the dnaK gene encoding molecular chaperone DnaK, producing the protein MGKVVGIDLGTTNSVVAVMEGGKPVVIANAEGMRTTPSVVGFSKEGERVVGQMARRQTVLNPQNTFFAVKRFIGRKYAELSPDSKRVPYTIRKDEVGNIKIACPRLNKDFAPEEISAMVLKKLADDASRYLGEPVTGAVITVPAYFNDSQRQATRDAGRIAGLEVLRILNEPTAASLAYGLDRGDTETILVFDLGGGTFDVSILEVGDGIFEVKATSGDTQLGGNDFDKIIVDWLAEQFLETEEIDLRRDRQALQRLMEAAEKAKIELSAVSVTDINLPFITATEDGPKHLETRLTRSQFEGLCGDLVGRLRTPVKRALKDAGLSPRDIEEVVLVGGSTRMPMVKQLVRDLIGTEPNENVNPDEVVGVGAAIQAGILAGELKDVLLLDVTPLSLGLETIGGVMKKLIPRNTTIPVRRSDIFSTSENNQNTVEIHVVQGEREMAGNNKSLGRFKLYGIPPAPRGIPQVQVSFDIDANGILQVTALDRTTGREQSITVQGASTLNESEVNRMIQDAQKYADVDRERKERVEKRTRSEALIFQAERQLREVALEFGMQFARSRRQRIDNICRDLKESLKENSDRGIDQAYADLQDALYELNREVRQTYAEDEDDDLLGTIRDIFTGGDKDKEREFPRDTYRERDSFGKDYGRDYGKDYGRDNSRDYGRDNSRDNSRDSRSSSYESRPPRKSRPSYQDNWDDEDDNDWL; encoded by the coding sequence ATGGGCAAGGTAGTCGGCATCGACTTGGGTACAACCAACTCAGTAGTCGCCGTTATGGAGGGTGGCAAGCCGGTGGTGATTGCCAATGCAGAAGGAATGCGAACAACCCCCTCCGTAGTTGGCTTTAGCAAAGAAGGCGAAAGGGTAGTTGGGCAAATGGCACGCCGCCAAACCGTCCTCAATCCCCAAAATACCTTTTTTGCAGTGAAACGCTTCATTGGGCGCAAATATGCCGAACTTAGTCCAGATTCCAAGCGTGTACCTTACACCATCCGCAAAGATGAAGTAGGTAATATTAAAATTGCTTGTCCCCGTCTTAATAAAGATTTCGCCCCAGAAGAAATTTCGGCAATGGTGCTGAAGAAATTGGCAGACGATGCTAGTCGCTATTTGGGTGAACCAGTCACAGGGGCAGTGATTACAGTCCCCGCTTATTTTAACGATTCTCAACGGCAAGCAACCCGCGATGCTGGCAGAATTGCCGGTTTAGAGGTGCTGCGGATTCTCAATGAACCGACTGCTGCATCTTTAGCTTATGGATTAGATCGGGGTGACACGGAAACTATCTTAGTCTTTGACTTAGGTGGCGGTACTTTTGACGTGTCGATTTTAGAAGTGGGCGATGGGATATTTGAGGTCAAAGCTACCAGTGGAGATACGCAACTTGGTGGTAATGACTTTGACAAAATAATAGTAGATTGGTTAGCAGAGCAATTTCTGGAAACTGAAGAAATAGACTTAAGACGCGATCGCCAAGCTTTACAACGTCTGATGGAAGCTGCGGAAAAAGCCAAAATAGAACTTTCTGCTGTCAGCGTTACTGATATTAACTTACCCTTCATCACCGCCACGGAAGATGGCCCGAAACATCTAGAAACTCGTTTAACTCGTTCCCAGTTTGAAGGTTTGTGTGGTGATTTGGTAGGGCGATTGCGGACACCAGTGAAACGCGCCCTCAAAGATGCCGGACTTTCACCTAGAGATATTGAAGAAGTTGTCTTAGTTGGCGGTTCTACACGGATGCCAATGGTGAAACAGCTAGTGCGAGACTTGATTGGTACAGAACCTAACGAAAATGTCAATCCTGATGAAGTAGTGGGAGTGGGTGCAGCAATTCAAGCCGGAATTCTTGCAGGTGAACTCAAAGATGTGCTGCTTTTGGATGTCACACCCCTTTCTTTAGGATTGGAAACCATCGGCGGCGTGATGAAAAAACTCATTCCGCGCAACACCACCATCCCAGTCCGCCGTTCTGACATTTTTTCCACGTCTGAAAATAACCAAAATACCGTGGAAATTCACGTAGTTCAGGGCGAACGAGAAATGGCAGGAAACAATAAGTCTTTAGGACGTTTCAAGCTGTATGGTATCCCGCCAGCGCCACGAGGAATTCCCCAAGTTCAGGTATCATTTGATATAGACGCTAATGGTATTTTACAGGTAACAGCCTTAGATAGAACCACTGGGCGAGAGCAGAGTATCACCGTTCAAGGCGCTTCCACCTTGAACGAGTCAGAAGTGAATCGGATGATTCAAGATGCACAGAAATACGCCGATGTCGATCGCGAACGGAAAGAAAGGGTAGAAAAGCGGACTCGTTCTGAGGCGTTGATTTTCCAAGCAGAACGGCAACTTAGAGAAGTTGCACTTGAATTTGGTATGCAGTTTGCCCGCAGCCGTCGCCAAAGAATTGATAATATTTGCCGAGACTTAAAAGAGAGTCTGAAGGAAAATAGCGATCGCGGTATCGATCAAGCCTACGCCGATTTGCAAGATGCTCTCTATGAGCTAAATCGAGAAGTCCGCCAGACTTATGCTGAAGATGAAGATGACGATTTGTTAGGTACTATCCGTGACATTTTTACTGGCGGTGATAAGGATAAAGAACGCGAATTTCCTAGAGATACATATCGGGAACGCGATTCATTCGGTAAGGACTATGGTAGAGATTACGGTAAAGACTATGGCCGAGACAATAGCCGAGACTATGGCCGAGACAATAGCCGAGACAATAGCCGAGACAGTCGGTCTTCCTCTTATGAAAGCCGTCCTCCACGCAAATCTCGTCCCAGCTACCAAGATAACTGGGATGATGAAGATGACAATGATTGGTTGTAG
- a CDS encoding PAS domain-containing sensor histidine kinase has translation MLFPENESQRLEVLLFSKNPNPMWIYNQNNLRFLDVNEAAVIHYGYSREEFLQMRMTDIFPPENVSIFREYLGKRHTNLHFSGQWLHRRKDGQNIDVEVVTHTIDYANYNARLVNIRDITEHKRIERTLQEQNEFLRRIFESIPLMIALIDTNGKLQWVNQEWESVLGWKFKDFQTGDVLEALYPNAEYRQDVINFMQSAQHNWADFITQVRDGDLLDTSWTNVKLSNGQIITIGQDITERKRTELALKGQAEREQLMRTVAQRIRQSLNLQDILNATVQEVRDLLGVDRVVVYQFDSEMIGTIMAESVEPGWRVSLGVEIYDTCFQTGKGAEYYQVNKRAIANIYEAGLTDCHIRLLEQFEVKANLVVPILLEVSSQTPGSHLWGLLIAHQCSGFREWEKNQLDLLDQVTVQLAIAIQQSSILEQAQTELVQRQKAQVKLKNALAEKEVLLKEVHHRVKNNLQIVSSLLQLQSQTLKDPEAIKVLRESQNRIESISLIHKNLYTSANIGQIDVVDYISNLAASLLISYQIWPERITLETDIDSVNLNVDQAIACGLVINELVSNALKHAFPNQQVGTISIALRNINNSIEMTIQDNGIGLPANLDWTNTDSLGLSLVYDLVTEQLEGNITLERNHGTGFKIKFKQLTLHQ, from the coding sequence ATGCTATTTCCTGAAAATGAAAGCCAACGGCTAGAAGTACTACTTTTCTCTAAAAATCCTAATCCAATGTGGATATATAACCAGAATAATCTGCGGTTTTTAGATGTCAATGAAGCTGCTGTTATCCACTACGGCTACTCACGAGAAGAATTTTTGCAAATGCGAATGACTGACATTTTCCCTCCAGAAAATGTATCTATATTCAGAGAATATTTAGGAAAAAGGCACACTAACTTGCACTTTTCTGGACAATGGCTACATCGGCGAAAAGACGGACAGAATATTGATGTTGAAGTTGTTACACATACAATAGACTATGCTAATTACAATGCTCGATTAGTTAATATCCGAGACATTACAGAACACAAACGAATAGAAAGAACACTTCAAGAGCAAAATGAGTTTTTGCGGAGAATTTTTGAGAGTATACCATTGATGATTGCACTTATTGATACCAATGGTAAACTTCAGTGGGTAAACCAAGAATGGGAAAGTGTTTTAGGCTGGAAATTTAAAGACTTCCAAACTGGTGATGTCTTGGAAGCATTATATCCTAATGCTGAATATCGACAGGATGTGATTAATTTTATGCAGTCTGCACAACACAATTGGGCTGACTTCATAACTCAGGTTCGGGATGGTGATTTACTAGATACATCTTGGACAAATGTTAAACTTTCAAATGGTCAAATTATCACTATTGGTCAAGATATCACGGAGCGCAAGCGAACTGAACTGGCTCTAAAAGGTCAAGCCGAACGCGAGCAATTGATGCGAACTGTTGCTCAACGAATTCGTCAATCTTTGAATCTCCAAGATATTTTGAATGCAACAGTTCAAGAAGTGCGAGATTTACTTGGGGTTGATCGAGTAGTAGTTTATCAGTTTGACTCAGAAATGATCGGTACAATCATGGCGGAGTCAGTAGAACCTGGATGGAGAGTTTCTTTGGGGGTAGAGATTTATGATACGTGTTTTCAAACAGGCAAAGGAGCGGAATATTACCAAGTAAACAAACGAGCGATCGCTAATATTTATGAAGCTGGACTAACTGATTGCCATATTCGCTTATTAGAACAATTTGAAGTCAAAGCAAATTTAGTTGTACCCATTTTACTAGAAGTAAGTTCTCAAACCCCTGGCTCTCACCTTTGGGGTTTATTAATTGCTCACCAATGCTCTGGCTTTCGTGAGTGGGAAAAAAATCAATTAGATTTGCTCGATCAAGTGACAGTCCAATTAGCGATCGCAATTCAACAATCCAGCATCCTTGAGCAAGCTCAAACTGAACTTGTTCAAAGACAAAAAGCTCAAGTCAAATTAAAAAATGCCTTAGCTGAAAAAGAAGTTCTCTTAAAGGAAGTTCATCATCGAGTTAAAAATAATTTGCAAATTGTCTCCAGTTTATTACAACTCCAGTCTCAAACACTCAAAGATCCTGAAGCCATCAAAGTTCTTCGAGAAAGTCAAAACCGAATTGAGTCAATATCTTTAATTCATAAAAATTTGTACACTTCTGCTAATATTGGGCAGATTGATGTTGTCGATTATATAAGTAATTTAGCAGCAAGCCTGCTAATTTCCTATCAAATATGGCCTGAGAGAATTACTCTAGAAACTGATATAGATTCAGTGAATTTGAATGTCGATCAAGCTATTGCCTGTGGATTGGTTATTAACGAATTAGTCTCCAATGCTCTCAAGCACGCTTTTCCTAATCAACAAGTAGGTACAATCAGTATTGCTCTACGCAATATCAATAATAGTATCGAGATGACTATCCAAGATAATGGAATTGGTTTACCAGCTAATTTAGATTGGACAAATACTGATTCTTTGGGTCTGTCATTAGTATATGACTTGGTTACAGAACAGCTAGAAGGCAACATCACCCTAGAACGTAATCATGGAACAGGATTCAAAATCAAATTTAAGCAGTTAACTTTGCATCAGTAA
- a CDS encoding type II toxin-antitoxin system RelE/ParE family toxin, which yields MRSFPVKNYLIFYRPIDEGIEIVPILHGLQDIETIFQDED from the coding sequence GTGCGAAGTTTTCCGGTAAAAAATTATTTAATTTTTTATCGTCCAATAGACGAAGGCATAGAAATTGTACCTATCTTGCACGGCTTACAAGATATAGAAACTATTTTTCAAGATGAAGACTGA
- a CDS encoding J domain-containing protein, which produces MPQSSKPTYYSLLGLHPSASVIDIRRAYRELSKRYHPDTTDLPTAIATPKFQQINEAYATLSHPERRLSYDLKIGYSRFGVIQPPSDLNHPASRSHDWSKSAYLDPSDRPLSSGEIFALFMLVLTFVGCLLLAVAIGLTRGDAAFQTRLLQSTPSVQQQINHISQLITLMVIKN; this is translated from the coding sequence ATGCCACAAAGCAGTAAACCAACTTATTACTCCCTGCTAGGACTGCATCCCTCGGCATCAGTAATTGATATTCGTCGCGCTTATCGAGAACTGAGCAAACGCTATCATCCTGATACTACAGACTTGCCTACTGCGATCGCCACTCCCAAATTTCAGCAAATCAATGAAGCCTACGCCACCCTTAGCCATCCAGAACGGCGGTTAAGCTACGATTTAAAAATTGGCTATTCCCGCTTTGGAGTGATTCAACCACCCTCTGACTTGAATCATCCCGCCTCGCGTTCTCACGATTGGTCAAAATCAGCTTATCTCGACCCGAGCGATCGCCCCTTATCATCTGGCGAAATTTTTGCTTTATTTATGCTGGTGTTAACATTTGTAGGTTGTTTGTTATTAGCAGTTGCCATTGGTTTAACTCGTGGTGATGCTGCTTTTCAAACCCGTTTGCTACAGTCAACTCCATCTGTACAACAGCAAATTAACCATATATCGCAACTAATTACCCTTATGGTAATTAAAAATTAA
- a CDS encoding isoprenyl transferase: MTAQQTKLQDLPTDLKRELLPQHVAVIMDGNGRWAKRQGLPRIMGHKRGVDALKDLLRCCQDWGIQALTAYAFSTENWKRPQEEVDFLMTLFQRVLRQELREMVEENVQIKFVGNLQALPRSLQQEISRSMEETKDNRGIRFSVATNYGGRQEILQACQAIAKQVQQGLLQPDEINEQVFESHLYTAGITDPDLLIRTSGEMRLSNFLLWQMAYGEIYITDALWPDFDRAEFHRALCAYQQRERRFGKV, from the coding sequence ATGACAGCACAACAAACTAAACTGCAAGATTTGCCTACTGACTTAAAACGAGAACTATTACCGCAGCACGTTGCGGTGATTATGGATGGCAATGGTCGATGGGCTAAACGTCAGGGTCTACCTCGAATTATGGGTCATAAGCGAGGAGTAGATGCTCTTAAGGATTTACTCCGCTGTTGTCAGGATTGGGGGATTCAGGCGCTGACAGCTTATGCTTTTTCAACGGAGAACTGGAAAAGACCGCAGGAAGAAGTTGATTTTTTGATGACTCTGTTTCAAAGAGTTTTGCGCCAAGAACTGCGGGAAATGGTCGAAGAGAATGTTCAAATTAAGTTTGTCGGAAATTTGCAGGCTCTGCCACGATCGCTCCAGCAAGAAATATCCCGTTCAATGGAAGAAACCAAGGATAATCGCGGTATCCGGTTTTCAGTGGCAACTAATTATGGCGGACGGCAGGAAATTTTACAAGCTTGTCAGGCGATCGCAAAACAAGTCCAGCAAGGTCTGCTACAACCCGATGAAATTAATGAACAAGTTTTTGAGAGCCACTTGTATACAGCAGGAATTACTGACCCAGATTTGTTAATCCGCACCAGTGGAGAAATGCGCCTCTCAAATTTCCTTCTCTGGCAAATGGCTTATGGAGAAATTTACATCACTGATGCTCTCTGGCCCGATTTTGACCGGGCCGAGTTTCACCGCGCCTTATGTGCCTACCAGCAACGGGAGCGGCGGTTTGGTAAAGTTTAA
- a CDS encoding putative toxin-antitoxin system toxin component, PIN family — MQYRAIWIELETVPPNCRDPKDLAVLATAIDGQAEIIVSGDDDLRADDELRAVMATYGIRLLGVHFFLNVIAA; from the coding sequence TTGCAGTACCGAGCAATATGGATTGAGTTGGAAACGGTTCCACCTAATTGTCGAGATCCCAAAGATTTAGCTGTACTTGCTACGGCTATTGATGGTCAAGCAGAGATTATTGTGTCTGGGGATGATGATTTACGTGCTGATGATGAGTTAAGGGCAGTAATGGCAACTTATGGCATCCGATTGCTGGGTGTTCATTTTTTTTTGAACGTGATTGCGGCTTAA
- a CDS encoding DUF3143 domain-containing protein gives MPLLPSDTPLYNHPLPQIEQWLKDQGCKQDETQRHCWHVQRPSWQAELWLDVEQIVVRYVQSGENGQDIQRSFKYSLSRDDVEQAVFSGP, from the coding sequence ATGCCTCTTCTTCCCTCTGATACCCCCCTGTATAATCATCCCCTGCCACAAATTGAACAGTGGCTAAAAGACCAAGGCTGTAAACAAGACGAAACCCAGAGACATTGCTGGCATGTGCAACGGCCAAGTTGGCAAGCTGAACTATGGCTCGACGTTGAGCAAATTGTAGTGCGATATGTCCAATCTGGGGAAAATGGACAAGATATCCAACGGTCATTCAAGTATTCTCTTAGTCGGGATGATGTAGAACAAGCCGTGTTTTCCGGGCCATAA
- a CDS encoding DnaJ C-terminal domain-containing protein, whose amino-acid sequence MQNLPNFRDYYEILGVSKDASGEEIKKVYRRLARQYHPDLNPGNKESEEKFKDIGEAYEVLSDSAKRSQYDQFSRYWKQKGFAGNKQTPKAKTWQSGASDRNGNQDVDPSQFSDFESFINQVIGVKNKSGASKSSNGNTSDPFRSPRTKVAYTVNTPPRTTRRDIEARLTLPLEKAYQGGNERIRLEDGRSLEVNMPLGMVTGQTIRLRNQGVGGGDLYLKITVEPHPLFKLEGLNILCQVPVTPSEAVLGGQVEAPTLDGPVKMTIPPGVRSGQKFRLGNKGYPSDDGKRGDQLVEIQIVTPKNISQEERELYEKLRQIETFKPRADLLS is encoded by the coding sequence ATGCAAAATTTGCCGAATTTCCGCGATTACTACGAAATTTTAGGAGTATCTAAAGACGCTTCTGGTGAGGAAATTAAAAAGGTTTATCGGCGTTTAGCAAGACAATATCACCCCGATCTGAATCCGGGTAACAAAGAATCTGAGGAAAAATTTAAGGATATCGGCGAGGCTTATGAAGTCCTTTCGGACTCAGCCAAGCGATCGCAATACGACCAGTTTAGCCGCTACTGGAAGCAAAAAGGCTTTGCAGGCAACAAACAAACACCAAAGGCTAAAACTTGGCAGAGTGGTGCTAGCGATCGCAACGGCAATCAAGACGTAGATCCAAGCCAATTCTCCGACTTTGAAAGCTTTATTAATCAAGTTATCGGTGTCAAAAATAAGAGTGGGGCCAGTAAGTCTAGTAATGGCAATACTAGCGATCCGTTTCGTTCCCCCAGAACAAAAGTTGCCTATACAGTTAACACTCCACCTCGCACTACCCGCCGAGATATAGAAGCCAGATTAACGCTACCACTAGAAAAAGCTTATCAAGGTGGTAATGAACGCATCCGTTTAGAAGATGGGCGATCGCTAGAAGTTAATATGCCACTAGGGATGGTGACAGGCCAAACCATCCGTTTGCGAAACCAAGGCGTTGGTGGTGGCGATCTATACTTAAAAATTACCGTTGAGCCTCATCCATTATTTAAGCTAGAAGGTTTAAATATTCTTTGCCAAGTACCAGTTACTCCCAGCGAAGCAGTTTTAGGAGGACAGGTAGAAGCACCAACTTTGGATGGCCCAGTGAAAATGACCATTCCCCCAGGAGTTAGGTCTGGTCAAAAATTCCGACTAGGGAATAAAGGTTATCCCAGCGATGATGGCAAACGTGGCGATCAATTAGTTGAAATTCAAATAGTCACACCTAAAAATATTAGTCAAGAAGAACGGGAACTCTACGAAAAGTTACGGCAAATCGAAACCTTTAAACCCCGTGCTGATTTACTGAGTTAG
- a CDS encoding M28 family peptidase, with amino-acid sequence MNLTKRLQTSLSAIARERDPYMATAGHFFVQEYIHQEFSQWGSVEIHTFEVRGKACKNLILNLPCQARGQKKDLPPILIGAHYDGVPGTSAADDNATGVAVLLELARKFAAQAVKYPLRLVAFDMEEYGLLGSADYAALLHQQKQQLRLMISLEMLGYKDSTPGSQSYPPPLERFYPDTGDFIALIGNLRTLPDLIGMSRNIRKAGVPSQWLPVPNRGLIVPQTRLSDHAPFWDLGYPAMMVTDTAFLRNPHYHKPSDAIATLDLDFLSGVCEGLEIAIRRL; translated from the coding sequence TTGAATTTAACAAAGCGATTACAAACTTCCCTGAGTGCGATCGCGCGAGAACGCGATCCTTACATGGCAACAGCTGGACATTTTTTCGTCCAAGAATACATCCACCAGGAATTTTCCCAATGGGGGAGTGTGGAAATCCACACCTTTGAAGTTAGGGGTAAAGCTTGTAAAAACTTGATATTAAATTTGCCCTGCCAAGCCAGAGGGCAAAAAAAGGATTTGCCACCGATTTTAATTGGCGCTCATTATGATGGCGTTCCGGGAACATCTGCGGCTGATGATAATGCCACTGGTGTGGCGGTGTTGCTGGAATTGGCGAGAAAGTTTGCTGCCCAAGCTGTAAAATATCCGTTGAGGCTGGTTGCTTTCGATATGGAAGAATACGGCTTACTGGGTAGCGCTGACTATGCAGCTCTGTTGCACCAACAAAAGCAACAGCTACGCTTAATGATCTCCCTAGAAATGCTGGGTTATAAGGATTCTACGCCTGGTTCTCAAAGTTATCCCCCTCCTCTGGAACGCTTCTATCCAGATACAGGTGATTTTATTGCTTTAATTGGCAATTTGCGAACATTGCCTGACTTAATTGGCATGAGCCGTAATATTCGCAAAGCTGGCGTACCTAGTCAATGGCTACCCGTGCCGAATCGAGGTTTAATAGTTCCCCAAACCAGACTTAGCGATCATGCGCCTTTCTGGGATTTAGGTTATCCGGCAATGATGGTGACAGATACAGCATTTTTGCGAAATCCCCATTATCACAAACCTAGTGATGCGATCGCTACTTTAGATTTAGATTTTCTTAGTGGTGTATGTGAAGGGTTAGAAATTGCGATTCGGCGGTTATGA